Within Mercenaria mercenaria strain notata chromosome 15, MADL_Memer_1, whole genome shotgun sequence, the genomic segment ctggatattcaaggtcaaaggtcagatttatgttaaaatcacaaaattgggcacatttgaaatttatttttattcttaaaaaatagtttgttatcataagtcactcatctttatttatgtaacgtgtatatatcagccaaaatcagaaatgcatattttattgcaaaaagtcaaggtcaaccctgataattgaaggtcaaagttcattttcatgcaaaaatgtgaaaattattgccttaactttttctaatcagtttaatatgttttcacattattagtcaatgaagttaattcgttttaatgtttgtatgtcaggcaaagccaccagtgcagatgtaacccccaAAATGCCAAGaataaagcttatatcaagggtcaaaggtcacatttgtgtgaaaaatggcatgaatagcttcctgtttgaaatataacagatatgttttaatcattataagtaactGCTCgtgatttactttaatgtatatatgtctcacaatgccagtaataaagatatcgtctaaaatcagacaagttcaaatgtaatattaagggtcaaaggtcattttcaagtaaaagaatgaaaaaaaagctctttaacttttctctttgttaacaatatcttgtcgatattagtccatgatatcagttcattttaatatgtaaatgttaggcgatgtctggtatgcacaaaTAATTTCCAAACATTCAAGTTtaaccataatatgaaaggtcaaaggtcaaaaagtgagtaaaatgttgcaaaaatatcacctatttgtaataatttttattgtttaaaagtatttgttttgtcatttcagtaactgatcgttgttcattttactgtatatatgtcagacgatgtcatggaagagaaagtatgtcaaggtcaaacctggtattaaaggtcaggtgtcatttttgtgtaaaagatcaaaatgtagcatacttactcatttctttgtttaaaaatagcttcttgttataattcacttttagcaatttattttaatgtatacatttcaAGCAAGGACAGCTATGTAGGTTTTCCCTAATAAGTCAAAGCCAACTCTTTTatcaaaggttaaaggtcaaatttgtgtgaaaattcgcaaaaacagcatgtttgtaatgatttttctttattgttttagggtatttttgtcaacactagtaactgatcattattcattttaaagtatatataacagatgatatcattcttccttgattatgaaaaattagtcaaggtcaaagttgacattaaaggtcaagggagagggtcttcaagaaactcgccattatgaaaaaaggcttgaacaagttggggagcaaatgaaaagatcctacggtaagtctacacaggcatcgtacggcccatagcatagcacgcatccacctcatgggtaactgcttccaaaacccgtaaagataaactggacaaggttcaaaattcaggcctgaggataaacaactccaataaaagaaatggaaagacagccaaccttgagccattagagatcAGACGAAAGTACAAAGCCCTTATGCAGGCAGAGAAGGCAGAGAGACTACCATcacacccactccactcaaaactcgagagaagaaccaagaacagactgaaacaaCATAGTCTCAATCATATTGTCCAAGGACTGCAGAAAGGAAAAGCAGCAGCACTAGAtgcagaggcagagccgcttgtgcccgatgaatgggttcctagacaatctGCTCCAAAGATCAAATTGgtggtgccaggagtagaagaaaagggaaaacaacaccaggctcaccaacaatctcttacgctagaaatgatcaatcaccgctatccagcacactcttggatccaagcatatacagatggatcagtggaaaaatcagttcagaatgctgggagtggtgcctacatcaaatttccagaacaaaatatagataggcatggCTTTGACACTAGATGCGGCAGTGAACTGCACCGTTTCTGCAGGTTGCTGGCATTtccccacagcttggtctcaTATGGGATGTCTGTGGGCAAAACTTTCTGGCGTACTTCTTCCAGATAGAAACCgctctgcaggatgtggaatggtATTTGTTCCTCTGATACGCACTGGCGTTTTGGTGTCTTTGCAAAACcccgcttcttcatatgttttctcaggccagaGTGTCCAGTGCCCTTACGGAGGATAGTTGTTTGGCTTTCTCTGATTAGCTTGTGTAGACCGTTATTATTGGGCAGGTAGCCTCCATCACTTATGTTCTTCTAGTCTGACGCAAATCTATTCTGAGATTCTCTGTATGAAGCTTCCTTTGCAAAGTTCGTCCGCAGCTTCATTTTCGGCTATGCCCACATTTCCAGCAGCTTCCTCGTTaagatgtctgatggacctgctgagagagcctgaagagctcacttggagtctgttaggaaaacaatattttgtcccttttctcctcgctcatacagttgggGTGTGGCCGAAATGGGGGCTTGCGTCTCGGCTCTAAAGTTGGagaatctcttgccgactggatgacaGAGTGTGAGAGAATTTGATGTAAgcaccactcccagcattctgaactgctttttccactgatctatcggtatatgcttggatccaagagtatGCTGGATAgggtcattgatcatttctagcgtaaaagaTTGTTAATGAAcctgatgttgttttcccttttcttctactcatggcacctccaatctgatctttggagcacattgtctaggaacccattcaccgggcacaagcggctctgcctctaTGTCCAGTGCTTCTGTTTTTCCTTTCTGCAgtcctttgacgatatggttgagactctgtcgtttcaaTCTGTTCTttgttctgctctcgagttttgaatagagtgggtgtgatggtagtctctttgccttctctgcctgcccaagggctttgtactctcgtcttgtctctaatggctcaaggttggatgtctttttcatttcttttattggagttgtttacaTTGCTCAAAGACTTatcctcaggcctgaattttgaacgttgtccagtttatctttactggttattgaagcagttacccatgaggtggatgcTTACTTTGCTATGGGCCAttcggtgcctgtgtagacttgccgtaggatcttttcatttgctccccaacttgttcaagccatttttcataatggcaagtttcttgaagacgctctcctttgacctttaatgtcaggtgtGACAatgactaattttttttttaattaaggaaGATTGTTAtcacctgttatatatactttaaaatgaataaagatcatgtactagtgttgacaaaaataccctaaaacaataaagaaaaatcctTGCAAAAGTGCTGTTTTtctgaattttcacacaaatttgacctttgacctttgataataagGACTGGCTTCGACTTATTAGGACAAAACCTACAtagctgaccttgcttgacatgtatacattaaaataaatttctaatagtgaattataacaaaaagctatttttgaacaaagtaatgagtaagtatgctacattttgatcttttacacaaaaatgacacctgacctttaataccaggtttgaccttgacttattttctcttccatgtcATCGTctaacatatatacagtaaaatgaacaacgatcagttactgaaatgacaaaacaaatacatttaaacaataaaaattattacaaataggtgatattagtgcaacattttactcactttttgacctttgacctttcatattatggttgaacttgaatgtttggaattatatgtgcataccagagatcgcctaacatttatacattaaaacgAACAGATATCATTGACTAGATCAACAGGATATtgtcaacaaagagaaaagtaaaagagctattttttcattctcttacttgaaaatgacctttgacccttaatataacatttgaacttgtctgactTTAGACGATATCTTCTTTattgacattgtgagacatatatacattaaaataaatcacgagcaattacttataatgatgaaaacatatctgttatatttcaaacaggaagctattcgtgcattttttcacacaaatttgacctttggcctttgaTAATAGCTTAactcttggcagttttggggttacatctgcactggtggctttgcctgacatacaaacattaaaacgaattaacttcagtgactaataatgtgaagacatattaaacagattaaaaaaagttaaggcaataatgttcacatttttgcatgaaaatgaactttgaccttcaattatcagggttgaccttgacattttgcaataaaatttgcatttctggtTTTGGCTGATAAATACacgttacataaataaagatgagtgacttatgataacaaactattttttaagaataaaaataaatttcaaatgtgccaatttttgtgattttaacataaatctgacctttgatcttgaatatccagtttgcccttcagtcctttttgatgaatttcttattgctgtcattgtttgacaattatacatttactgacaataagatagttactgtaattaaacagtgaagcaacttgtagacgtaaactttaccctaccccctaatatttttacaagtgagttttacctcccctatcacaaacataagtgaacaaaatatagataggcacggctttgacacttaagaaacgggttttcatggaggatgtgaaatactgtttccaaaaaagtataaacttcttttggcctcagttgttgcaataaaagtccgtgagctctcggaccaatattGTTACAGCGACTCTAAATCTTGAATGGATTTTCGAATGCCCAAATTTCTATATCGCTACAATTACTTTTAATTGCGAATGGGATCTTCGGTGCCTGTATTTGCTTAGCTTTATAGTAACCCTAAATCGTGCATTGGTTCTCTAGCGCCCGTATTGTTAATTTGACCTTAATCCCGAATTGGTTTTTCAATGCACATTATTTGGATATCATACAAGTTCCGACAGGCTTTTCTGAGCATGTAACTACATATTGTTACCGTGACTTCCTGAATGCGTTCTGCAATGCAAATTTATGTATATCTTAGAAAGCTTCCAAATGAATCAATGCCGACTTTTGTATCATTGCAGTGGCTGTAAGTTGttaattaatgttaaaaatgcctgtatttgcatataatttcagcatatctaaaataattttgaaagactATCTCAATGATTGTATGTTTCTTGTTGCATCGAACTTAATATTGTATCTTATATATGATTGAATATTCTCGATGCATGTATTTGTGTTTCGCGGAATCAAGCCTGAAGTATGAATGGACATTTTCGAATGGTTTTCTATCATACGGGCGGTTTGAAAATTctacaatatattaaatatattctttaatatcTGAGGATCTAGTGGTTACACGTTTGCCTGTCAATCCAGTGGTCCATGGTGGGaacccggtccaggcactggaaatttctgataTGCTCGTGAGTGTCTCATAACTAAAGAAAGGTATAGTACTCATAACTAACGAAAGGTCTAGTACTGGTCCCTCCCAAGAAAGACGGTTTCGTGTGTATGGGTGCTATACGCCGGGCACAGTTAAAGAACCGGACTGTCAGTTCGCAAAGatctaggctaagttagccgggtAGATCCGTGTCCAATGTATTTCTCTCCATCTCTCTCTTTTCTGGGAGTTTTCTCTCgctctgtctctctggtcagatcacgCTGTGAATGCGCTAGTAGAGGGTTAATTTGTTGCCTTCAGAGGCTGACTCTTTTGTTTGGTAAAGCACAATTAAACGTGTTTATGATTAAAGCGGTATATAGATATGCTATGATATATATCTGAAATTGCATAACTGTCGTCTTTTAGTGTATAAATCTGTACATTGATGCGAAAGTGTAACGATTTATTATAGTCATAAACCACCGTTACAGCATTTAGACTTTAAATTACATAGAAGATATGATCTAGTTACTGTTGGAATGTTTCCTTAGATGTATACCTCTTGATATTTTGTGATTTGATTTCAGCCAGATAGTAAATATTCACGCCTTCAAgttaaaaacaaagcaaaatatccCCTTATTAAGTGATCAGGATTATCAACTTTTATAGAAGTATTCAACTTCTGTTTTTTGCATCCAATTAAAATGACTTTAAATCTTTAATGATTAATCTAATAATGCCAGGAACCAGTTTCATTCTTGCCAAGCCTGGTTTTGCACAACTGTTTTGCATCAATTATAAAtgtaaagtttgatctatttgaAATGTTCTGCCTACTCTAAAGAAatatggctgtgactaaatacagggttggtgcacctgtgatatattacagactccggtatataccagattaactaaatttgaaagaaaatatcttaaatgtacatattttgtaaccatggtgatactaaccctaacctctagtcagtatattatgcatttgatactctaaatgcgtacggacatgaaaaaaaaattgagtaattttgccgtgcgctccaatggataataattccgcgcaggcgcagaacggctgcaccaactctgcaatgagaaacattcaaagaAATATAAGCATGCTATCTTGTTCACTATTTTGAAAGGAAAGTTTTTGCATTATACAGATTAGATATGGTGCCGAACAGGTCCCAGACTGTTCTGACAAATGTAGACTCTCCGACATGAACAATGGTATTTGTGACACGGCTTGCAATATCAGTTTCTGTGAGTGGGATGGCGGAGACTGCAATGTTGTTGCCGCAGATACAAATCAAAAATCAGTTATCAAGCAACACGGACCATTCTACGGAAGCCTTGTGTATACGTCACTTGCGTATAATAAAGCATTTGGATATGTGCATAGAAATGTTCCGGCGCATGTACCGTACATTACAGACATAGCGGTAATGAATGAACTTCAGGACAAGTAAGTTTGCTTGCAGTATTCATGGGAGTCTCCAAAGCATAGATGATCATGACAAATGTGATAAGTATATGCAAGACGATTCGAGTACAGTACGATAAAGAcaggtcaaatgaggttaaatACTAGGCGAGTTCATATCTACTGTGTTAATCTTTGATATCTAAGAAGCCGATAAATCTTAATTTTAATCTTTGCTGTCTAATTCGAAGAAATAAATACGAAGTATTACGTATATGTTGATTACGTGACGTAATTTCTGACGTAATTCTAGTGTTGCAATGGCTTCAATATCATAAACATTGATGATTTCagttttgattaaagttttactgaagacatgaaacaaaaacaaataagtgaaattgagatatttcataaagatattaTTAGCTTTTGGGGAATATTATTGCACTAAGAAATATATACACTCGTTCTCTGTCTCACAATACTTTTGCGATCAAACGTGGTacgagccgcgcaatgagaaaacaaACATCGTGGTTTCGCGGCCAGTATGGCTttagatcagcctgcgcatccgcgcagtcttgtcaggatccatggtgttcgaTAACTGTATCTGTAagtgcaataggctttaaaaggtCTTTCATAAAGAAACTATCAGTTTTGGGGGAATATTACTGCACTGGGGAATGTATTCACTCGTTCTCTGTCTCACAGTACTTCTGCAATCAAACGttgtatgagccgtgccatgagaaaaccaacataatgtcttcgcgaccagcatggctccagatcgcggggtcgtgaagtcgatcctcgggcggggcgtatgttctccgtgactatttgataatcaacattatgtctgaaatcattagtcctccaccactgattcatgtgggggagttggcagttacttgcggagaacaggtttgtactggtacagaatcgaggaacactggttaggttaactgtccgccgttacatgacagaaatactgctgaaaagcggcgttaaacccaaaacgaacaaaaatCTTTGTAGTGTATATCGTTTAATAATTCgtcaaatgttgaaaattcaaAGCACTTTCCTTATAATATACGGTTTTATATGATATGCAATGGCAGTATAAGCTGTTTCTATTCCTTAGATTTCCAGAAGAGTGGGCGAGAACTTCAGCAAACAGATTTCGTGATCCGCACAGCTTCCAACACGCCTTTGCATTTTACCACTTTTTGTTGAGGCCTCGACGAAATGTGTGTGGCAGAGAAAGGACACCCCCAATGTAAACAATAAGTTCAAGCATAATACTGAATATGAACTCCTGTTTGTGAGCTGTTTTGACTTGGAGAGAATTATCTTTCAGTCATATTTATGTGTGCAGCAAAGGGTCGATTCAGATGAGAATTTAGAAATTATTACTCGTCAAAATCACTGTAATACACTGTATTGTCAATAGTTTTCTATTGTAATgtataatctaaaaataaaaaaaataaacctaaATGATGCCTAGGGTCCAACCAAGTAACAAAACAGCCAGTTCGATGTAACTGAACCTGTGTATAAAAGGAATGAAATTTCTTCCAAACCAGACGAGGATTTCTGATATcgttaccggtgctggaaaaatccatcttacacccccgggctgtaagatgactctcgtgctgtaaatgacgtataacgaactacatatatgtagcagatttatgtaataatttatattttattttaaaaacggaataaaaattcaatacgtTGACTGTTCccattggttcctgatagtatatttctcgattcaaatcacgttattttatcaaaaattcgtAACGTTACGCTGTAACTGatgaaacaaaaccggaactaaacattgttgtttgttttgaagcatcatgacgtctttcctgtttacggacgttggtttcccgtgctttgtttaaatacactgccataagaagtagttctaaaaaagaaagccgttcaattgattttatttttattaatatttcttgaaatcgtTATGCAAGAAAAGGATTCTGTGACttgttataggtgcagatggaaatatccggctcccgggtaactgtttaggcggtaactcagCTGAGAttctcgttaccgcctaaacagttacccacgaggccggatattcccatctgcacctacaactagtgaaatAATCTTATAGTACAACACCCTTCACGACTTCACGAGAaatagcaccgacttaagcgggaCTCGAACATCACGTATTTTTAGATACTACGATATTACCAGTGTATTAAAGAACGTCGATAAAACATATATACCAAAGATGTGTCTTGTTAAACTATGTAATATCTATTTCTTTGTCGCAGTGCAACGACATACAAGGGATATGAAGATTACACATATACTGCCACTGGGAATTCAGCAAAATTAGAAAAGGCTTTAACATACATTTTACGTAAAAAACACAAGTAAGTAAAGAAGATTCTGTAGGTATCCAAACCTCatagaaaatatgacattaattGACGTGCTAAATGGAATTTTCAAAGAATGTAAATTTCTCTGTAGTTCTTTATCAATATTTGGAAGTATGTAAAGTTACACATAGTCATCGAAAATACATGTCTTCTGTATCATTTTAAAGAGGAGAGAGATAAATGCAAAACAGCTGAGAAaagctaaaagaaaaaaaaactatatgctTTTGGTGGTTACTACCTTTTGCATACATTCGGGGTCACTGTGTTTCGCAGtattaaaatgtaatataatttgcAATTTTATCTTTCTTTCGGATTTCCATGTTTGTACATCACATAAAATCATTATAATTAAATAATGCAattaataaactttaaaacaaaaaattaaacatatATCATAATGATATAATAGAGCAAATTGATTTGCCCCTTGTCCGTTTGTCTATCAATCGGTATGAAGTCCGTCGGGTACTAGTTAATACTTTGGCCTAaagttttttaaactttattgggtgattgcctgtggttaacaataacatttttttgaGAGGGATTAGTTGGAAGAAAAGGTAGGCATCTTGAACTAATGGCCTTAACAATCACTTGAGGACGCTCTGTTCTACCATTGTCAAACTGTATATTAGGGTAATTAAAACTGTTACAGTGTTTGAGTTTATAAACGGTCATTTCAGAACGTTACTGATCTATTATGTGATATATACAATTTTGTATTTCTTACAGGAAGTTTGCATGTATAAATGATCACATGGGATTCCAAAATGACGATGAGGAGGCTCGCAATAGGAAAGTCATATTTGAATTCTTTGAGGAGTACTTTCCACAGCCTTCAAGTtttgaagttttatgaaattgatGCAAATGTGTACTATGAGgtacatacaaatgtattattaatAAGTATCTTGTCGATTAActatatttttgatgttttgtttcgttgatgtttttgtttttgttaagtataacgtcgtaccgacaaagttacatgtatatgtcatatggcgactttccacctttgatggttgaggaaggcTCGAGGTGCCGtctatgtattattttatcatcGTTGCGTAgttgggtaaaaccaccgaccttacgtaagccaactggatagcTTTCTCAGGGGTAAACTTCAACGCCCTGAATGAAGCTTGAACAtgcatcggtgagaggcaagttatgtcaagtcagagaccttaaccattcggccacggaggccctcaaAGGAGTTACATGGTATTTTAAGCGTTATTTGTTACTTCAAGATAAATCAATTTTTAATCCACCGCCACAAGTGGTgtgggttataggaatggtcttcgtccgtccttccgtccgtctgtccgtaatactttcgtgtccgctccatatctcctaaagccctagcaggattttcatgaaacttgtagagatagaccctaaacattttcattgatagaattacattaaataaagtctagacaAAAGCAATTTTTGTCGGATGTCACGCGAAAAATTCCTTTCATTTACAATCTGATGAATGCGCCAAAAAGAAATAGCATTGATTAACGTAGTATGGtcataaacttttaaaacatgcatttctCAAGCACTTATTGATGTCttactaattttgttttaaatataagcataattttattatgtaaatattgtccGTTACGTTTATTTTCCTTGCGGATATCACGTTTGCTCGTGCTACAAAGCGCTTTGCCAGTATTGGTCTGGAATATTGAAGTGGACCTACAATTTCTGTAAACTTATAATGATTTATAAATCAAATCTGCTTCTCGTGGATTTTACTTATGGAAAACATTAAttgtattttccttctttcacATTAACTGTGTAACATTCGTTGCATCCACGAGATTCAGTTATGTTTAAAGAGAAATACATGTAGTTCCCTGgtctaaatatgttttaagacGGAAATGTAATTGTAAGACAAGATAACAGAGACTTGAGCATGTTGAGTATACATGCAAACAATGAACCAGTGAAAGAataaattaaaaatcattttgaaatcattcaagtaTTCAGTTACACCAGATTTAACGATTTTATTATGATTTCGCAGTAACAAAAAGTCCGCCCACTAAGTATCTGAATGTCTCTTTAAGCGgcttttgattgaaaaaaaaaaacatgatgttAATAGTCATCAACCATTTTAGTTCATTCTACTCAATGGCAGATGTATTGAAGAATGAAGATTtcggtgatttttatttttaaaaatctggttACTTTCCAGATTACGAGAGAGTATTAAAACCAAAAGTATTTTACAGCAACAGAGgatttttcgtttttgtttttgccattattacccaaaacaagaaaaaaaacaggaaaagtgatattttcatcTTTCATATCATTtgacaaacatgtttacagtgtCAAGCAATATGAAAGATAAACGAATTTGGTTACAATTTGACACAATACAAACAATCATTGTTATTTTGCATTGACAACACAGGAGCAACAAACATGTATAAAGAAGGGACCTGGTGCTTACAAACGGAGTTAAATGTCTTTGTTCCTAAAAAGTAAAAGTTAAGTTTGCGTACTTGTTCTAGCGGCAATGAATTATATCGCTTTGTTGCCGATCAGGCGTAAACAAGTTCAAATATATACGTGCATACCGACCATGATAAGTTATACCTATTTTACATTCATTCAAGGCCGCAATTTAGAATAGAAGCAAACTGGCTGATATGCACTTCAAATCAGTAACACATGTAGAGGCTTGGGATGACACCGATCAAACTCACCCTTTATTCATTGGAAAGCATTCAAACAGTACCATCAAAGTGTGGGACAGATCAAAATTTGCCTTCAGGCAACACAGAACTATTCCTACTTCGTGTAATGCACATATTACCAAGACAAAGCCTGGATATATGCAAGTTTCTATGCTATTGAAAAATGTCATTGCATGATGCATGGTCCTTAATTGATTTGAAATTGATGTGAGCATGCCGAATACAAGTGAAAAGACCCTAGAATTGCATTTTTTCTTAGATAAGCAGATATTCTTTGTTCAAGGCAACAAAACTTTtgcaacccgcccgcttagctcagtaggtaagagcgttggtctacggatcgcggggtcgtgagttcgatcctcgggcggggcgtatgttctccgtgactattgaTAAACGAACATTGTGTTGAAATCATAgtccccacctctgattcatgtggggaagttggcagttattgcggagacaggtttgtactggtacagaatccaggaacactggttaggttaactgcccgccgttacatgactgaaattactgttgaaaaacggcgttaaacccaaaacaaacaaacaaacaaaccaacaaaaCTTTTGCAAAATCAGACTATATTTTAGGAACAAGTGCAGGACAATTGTTCCTCACATAAAGTTCCTGAACTGTTCTGTTTTGGTTCATAAAGTACATTCAAGCTTGTTATATcataattccgcttaagccgatgcaaCAACCTTTAaagtttgtaaataacattttttactgGTGCTTTTGTTTAATGAACTGACATTCCtacaaaattcatatttgaatattcatTATCAAAGTTAAAATACCACACCTAGCGTGTTCTGATGAATAAAATAATGACACTTTTCGACTGGTTACTTTTCTTTACCATTCAAAGTCATTCCTTATGTATAAAAGTGTGTTATTAGCCCATATCATATTAACTCAATACTGTGTTAAGCTGTACTTTTTAACTATTATGCAAGAAATACTACGCCCTTCGGCTTTTCATATTGCttgttttaacacaaaatataatgtaTTGCAATGTCCATATACTTGTTCAACTGTTCTAGCAGTTAATCATACTGTGTTTGCAACTAATGTATTGTATGTTTCTATAAGTAGACATCTTCTTTACGTCTCACAATCAACGCACCGTCTCTGATAGGGACAAGAACCTGtagaaaaatatggaaaacagTGCGTTTATTTTAGACTAAAAATAGTTTATCATGAACCTACACGCAAAATAAAGATTGTTAGTTAAAGAAGGCTTGCATATTGCAAATTGAT encodes:
- the LOC123562240 gene encoding N-acetylglucosamine-1-phosphotransferase subunits alpha/beta-like, which translates into the protein MNNGICDTACNISFCEWDGGDCNVVAADTNQKSVIKQHGPFYGSLVYTSLAYNKAFGYVHRNVPAHVPYITDIAVMNELQDKFPEEWARTSANRFRDPHSFQHAFAFYHFLLRPRRNVCGRERTPPM